From a single Candidatus Schekmanbacteria bacterium genomic region:
- the lolA gene encoding outer membrane lipoprotein chaperone LolA, protein MRTERKKSLSLFLMVLFLFPLSALADSASLYLDRIEKEYKDVKSLETECSQEFYNRTMDRTFTFKGKILIRRPDKFRWEIKDPETQLILIDGVNLWIYTAENNQVIKEKASIGGRSKFALLLLSDFTEIKKNFHITVKSESGDIVALALDPVEKSVDIKSASLIIDKKTFKITGVEIYDAYENRSKYSFTGIVFNKQIPDSQFIYTPSQGVEVVDSSSL, encoded by the coding sequence ATGCGAACTGAAAGAAAAAAATCGCTTTCACTATTTCTCATGGTTTTATTTCTGTTCCCATTAAGTGCGCTTGCGGACAGCGCATCTCTATATCTTGACCGCATTGAAAAGGAGTATAAGGACGTAAAATCATTGGAGACAGAGTGCAGTCAGGAGTTTTACAACAGGACAATGGACAGGACTTTCACCTTCAAAGGTAAGATACTTATAAGAAGGCCGGACAAGTTCAGGTGGGAGATAAAAGACCCTGAAACCCAGCTTATACTCATTGATGGCGTTAATCTCTGGATATACACAGCAGAGAACAATCAGGTCATTAAGGAAAAAGCAAGCATTGGCGGAAGGTCGAAGTTCGCATTGCTGCTTCTTTCAGATTTCACGGAAATAAAAAAGAACTTCCATATTACCGTAAAATCTGAAAGCGGAGACATCGTGGCTCTCGCTCTTGACCCTGTTGAAAAAAGCGTTGATATAAAGAGCGCCTCTCTCATTATTGATAAAAAGACCTTCAAAATAACAGGTGTCGAGATATACGATGCCTACGAAAACAGGTCTAAATATTCATTTACAGGAATAGTTTTTAATAAGCAGATACCGGATTCTCAATTTATATATACGCCGTCTCAGGGAGTTGAGGTTGTGGATTCCTCTTCTCTTTGA
- the ispG gene encoding flavodoxin-dependent (E)-4-hydroxy-3-methylbut-2-enyl-diphosphate synthase, which produces MQTRRKTRLIKVGSVSIGGDAPVSVQSMTKTDTNDVKATVSQIVKLAGVGCEIIRVAVKDRDALSAFAEIKSASQIPVIADIHFDYKLAIGALEKGADAVRINPGNVGGEDKFREVIRCCKEYGRSMRVGVNSGSIEKDILEKHGKPDAFAMVESALRSIEVCEREGFKNFKVSLKGSDVLETINANREFSKRCDAPLHLGITEAGTLVTGSTKSGAGIGIMLYEGIGDTIRVSLTGDPVNEVKAGFTILRSLKLRDVGVDVISCPTCSRREVDVEGIATEVENALSHFTEPLTVAVMGCVVNGPGEAKEADIGVAGGKGVGILFKHGVQVKKIKEKDFARELIEGATEIIRTRKK; this is translated from the coding sequence ATGCAGACCCGCAGAAAAACAAGGCTCATTAAAGTAGGCAGTGTCTCAATCGGCGGAGATGCACCTGTTTCCGTCCAGTCGATGACCAAGACTGATACAAATGATGTAAAAGCCACTGTTTCCCAGATAGTAAAGCTTGCCGGCGTAGGATGCGAGATAATCAGGGTCGCAGTAAAAGACAGGGACGCACTTTCCGCATTCGCCGAGATTAAAAGCGCTTCGCAGATACCGGTCATTGCGGACATACATTTCGATTACAAGCTTGCAATCGGTGCTTTGGAAAAAGGCGCTGATGCAGTGCGCATTAATCCTGGCAATGTCGGCGGAGAAGACAAATTCAGGGAAGTGATCCGATGCTGTAAAGAGTACGGCAGGTCCATGAGAGTCGGCGTTAACTCAGGTTCAATAGAAAAGGACATACTTGAAAAGCACGGCAAACCTGATGCATTTGCAATGGTGGAAAGCGCTTTGCGCAGCATTGAAGTATGCGAAAGGGAAGGGTTTAAAAACTTCAAAGTGTCTCTCAAAGGGTCTGATGTTCTTGAAACAATAAATGCAAACAGGGAATTTTCAAAAAGATGCGATGCGCCTTTACACCTTGGCATAACAGAAGCAGGGACGCTTGTTACGGGAAGCACAAAGAGCGGGGCAGGCATCGGGATAATGCTCTATGAGGGTATCGGTGATACCATCAGGGTCTCGCTAACAGGAGATCCTGTAAATGAGGTAAAAGCAGGCTTTACAATTTTACGCTCATTGAAATTAAGGGATGTGGGAGTAGATGTCATTTCATGCCCCACATGCAGCAGACGGGAGGTTGATGTCGAAGGAATCGCAACAGAGGTTGAAAATGCGCTTTCGCATTTCACGGAGCCGCTCACTGTTGCTGTAATGGGATGCGTTGTAAACGGGCCCGGCGAGGCAAAAGAAGCCGACATCGGGGTGGCAGGCGGAAAAGGGGTTGGAATTCTTTTTAAGCATGGTGTACAGGTAAAAAAAATAAAAGAGAAAGATTTTGCACGTGAGCTGATTGAAGGCGCTACTGAGATAATCAGAACAAGAAAAAAGTAA
- a CDS encoding proline--tRNA ligase, whose translation MKWSNYLIPTLREIPSEAEVISHQLMLRAGMIRKLSAGIYNFLPLGMKVLQKIENIIREEMNRAGAIEILMPSIQPCELWQESGRWEFYGKELLRIKDRHERDFCYGPTHEEVVTDIVRKEVKSYRQLPINLYQIQTKFRDEIRPRFGVMRAREFIMKDAYSFDTDEPGAEESYRKMHEAYCRIFDRCGLKYRAVEADTGTIGGKFSHEFMVLADTGEETIATCGSCKYAANLEKAEVRGGEKNQGSREAKKLETVDTPGKRTIAEVSEFLNVKPSDLLKTIIYNADGKAVVAIVRGDYEINEAKLRLALGSDIVELADDETVKRVTGAATGFAGPVGLKGIRILADSSVEAMENFVTGANADDKHIINVNIGRDFEIKQYYDIRTVVEGDGCPRCEGGTLSFMKGIEVGHIFKLGTKYSKAMNVTYLDQNGAEKLMIMGCYGIGVSRIIAAAIEQNFDENGIIWPLPISPFKVIILPVNAKHEESIDIALKLYGNLRDDNIEVLLDDRDERPGVKFKDADLIGVPYRVTIGEKNLKNGMVEIRDRRTGKTDLVDKSSAEEYLKKLFA comes from the coding sequence ATGAAATGGAGCAATTATCTGATACCAACGCTTAGGGAAATACCCTCTGAAGCTGAAGTCATAAGCCACCAGTTGATGCTGAGAGCAGGGATGATAAGGAAGCTTTCTGCCGGCATATATAATTTTCTTCCTCTCGGGATGAAAGTATTACAGAAAATAGAGAACATCATCCGCGAAGAAATGAACAGGGCAGGGGCAATAGAGATACTGATGCCTTCAATTCAGCCCTGCGAACTCTGGCAGGAGAGCGGACGCTGGGAATTTTACGGGAAGGAACTTCTCCGGATAAAGGACAGGCATGAGAGGGATTTCTGCTACGGCCCCACGCACGAAGAGGTCGTGACGGACATAGTGAGAAAAGAAGTGAAATCCTACCGCCAGCTTCCAATAAACCTTTACCAGATACAGACCAAGTTCAGGGACGAGATAAGGCCGCGTTTCGGCGTTATGCGCGCACGCGAATTCATAATGAAAGACGCCTACAGCTTTGACACGGATGAGCCGGGTGCCGAGGAAAGCTACCGGAAGATGCACGAAGCCTATTGCAGGATATTTGACCGCTGCGGTTTGAAATACAGGGCTGTCGAGGCTGATACAGGGACAATCGGCGGGAAATTCTCACATGAGTTCATGGTACTTGCAGACACCGGCGAAGAGACGATAGCCACATGCGGTTCTTGTAAATATGCGGCAAATCTTGAAAAGGCAGAGGTAAGGGGAGGGGAGAAAAATCAGGGAAGCAGAGAAGCAAAAAAGCTGGAGACCGTTGACACGCCAGGCAAGAGAACGATAGCAGAAGTATCGGAGTTTCTTAATGTTAAACCTTCAGACCTTTTAAAGACCATCATATACAATGCTGACGGAAAGGCTGTTGTTGCCATAGTAAGAGGAGATTACGAGATAAACGAAGCGAAGTTAAGGTTAGCGCTTGGCTCTGATATTGTGGAGCTTGCAGATGATGAAACAGTAAAGCGCGTGACAGGGGCGGCAACCGGTTTTGCCGGTCCAGTGGGGCTTAAGGGGATTAGAATATTGGCAGACAGCTCCGTGGAAGCGATGGAAAACTTTGTGACAGGCGCAAATGCAGATGACAAGCATATTATAAATGTCAACATCGGAAGGGACTTCGAGATAAAGCAGTATTACGATATCAGAACTGTTGTAGAAGGGGACGGATGTCCGCGCTGTGAAGGAGGGACACTTTCTTTTATGAAGGGGATAGAAGTTGGGCATATATTCAAGCTTGGCACAAAATATTCAAAGGCTATGAATGTGACCTATCTTGATCAGAACGGCGCGGAGAAACTTATGATAATGGGCTGCTATGGCATAGGTGTAAGCAGGATCATCGCCGCTGCCATTGAGCAGAACTTTGACGAAAATGGAATCATCTGGCCTCTTCCAATTTCGCCATTTAAAGTGATAATCCTTCCTGTCAATGCAAAACATGAAGAGTCTATTGATATTGCATTGAAATTATATGGTAATCTGCGTGATGATAATATTGAAGTATTGCTTGATGACAGGGATGAAAGACCGGGTGTCAAATTCAAGGATGCAGACCTTATAGGTGTTCCGTACAGGGTGACAATCGGCGAGAAGAACTTAAAAAACGGCATGGTCGAAATCCGCGACCGCCGCACCGGAAAGACCGACCTCGTTGATAAAAGCTCTGCCGAGGAGTATCTGAAAAAGCTATTTGCCTGA
- the rseP gene encoding RIP metalloprotease RseP, translating into MIYLVSMIVALGLLIFVHELGHFLVAKKNGIGVKKFSLGFGPKIIGRKWGETEYLISALPLGGYVKLEGEEPDEECENPEKSFSRKSPLAKLSVAAAGPIFNIIFAIFILAGIYMSGITVLKAVVGEVDKDSPAWKAGLKFGDEVVKINDTPVASWDELTNIIHVSSGKTLMFTISRDGNLMNKEIIPDQRVITDLLNEQKTIGLVGIKPVALKARIGGVLASSIAEKSGIKDGDTIVSVNGKKVEALSQIEDISTENILSSGKDLSVGIEREKVGKVNDKPEKVEINIPASLLKEATPDASSFPALLGIEPTDLYIDEVVKDSAADKAGLKPFDKIIELNGKSLSNWDEFLEAITKKPGETVKIAVMRKNERIDIAMTLGETTERDMLGDKIKIGILGVASANRYTDIKTEEKKYSIPSAFLNATERTVTLSGLMFKGIGKLVTGQISGKAISGPIAIAKMAGDQAKRGIYEFASFVAFISINLGIINFIPLGTITDGGLIALFLVEGIIRRPINEKLRAVTQYIGLALIALIMGYALYNDFSRYLGDIIDFFRRMIGV; encoded by the coding sequence ATGATATATCTGGTTTCAATGATAGTAGCGCTGGGTCTCCTGATTTTTGTACATGAACTTGGCCATTTTCTTGTAGCTAAAAAAAATGGTATTGGTGTTAAGAAATTTTCCCTGGGATTCGGCCCGAAAATAATCGGGAGAAAATGGGGAGAAACAGAGTATCTCATATCTGCGCTTCCTCTCGGAGGCTATGTAAAGCTCGAAGGCGAAGAACCTGACGAGGAATGTGAAAATCCTGAAAAGTCATTTTCACGCAAGTCTCCTCTTGCAAAGCTTTCGGTGGCAGCAGCTGGTCCTATTTTTAATATAATCTTTGCAATATTCATCCTAGCCGGAATCTATATGAGCGGGATAACAGTCTTAAAGGCAGTTGTCGGCGAAGTGGATAAAGACTCTCCTGCATGGAAAGCGGGTTTGAAATTCGGCGACGAAGTCGTAAAAATCAATGATACGCCGGTTGCTTCCTGGGATGAACTCACCAATATAATTCATGTAAGCTCAGGGAAGACTCTCATGTTCACAATAAGCCGTGATGGCAATTTGATGAATAAGGAGATCATACCTGATCAAAGGGTGATAACCGATTTACTCAATGAGCAAAAGACTATAGGACTTGTAGGTATAAAGCCGGTTGCCCTTAAAGCAAGGATTGGCGGAGTCCTTGCCTCTTCAATTGCGGAGAAATCAGGCATTAAGGACGGCGATACCATTGTATCTGTAAACGGGAAGAAGGTTGAAGCTTTAAGCCAGATTGAGGATATATCAACAGAAAATATCCTCTCATCCGGAAAGGACCTTTCGGTAGGAATAGAAAGAGAGAAGGTTGGAAAGGTTAATGATAAACCTGAGAAGGTTGAAATCAATATTCCTGCCAGCCTCCTGAAAGAGGCAACTCCGGATGCATCCTCTTTTCCGGCCCTTCTTGGGATTGAGCCAACGGATCTTTATATTGACGAAGTCGTAAAAGACTCTGCTGCTGACAAAGCGGGGTTAAAACCATTCGACAAGATAATAGAATTAAACGGGAAGTCTCTTTCCAATTGGGATGAATTTCTGGAGGCGATAACAAAGAAGCCCGGCGAAACGGTGAAAATCGCTGTAATGAGAAAAAATGAGCGTATTGATATAGCCATGACTCTCGGTGAAACAACTGAAAGAGATATGCTTGGAGACAAGATAAAGATAGGCATTCTCGGAGTGGCGTCTGCCAACCGTTATACGGACATCAAAACAGAGGAAAAGAAATATTCTATTCCGTCTGCTTTTTTAAATGCAACAGAACGGACTGTGACCCTTTCGGGCTTGATGTTCAAAGGAATCGGAAAGCTTGTGACAGGGCAGATTTCCGGAAAGGCAATATCAGGCCCTATAGCTATCGCAAAGATGGCGGGAGACCAGGCTAAGAGAGGAATTTACGAATTTGCATCTTTCGTGGCTTTCATAAGCATCAATCTCGGCATAATAAACTTCATTCCTCTGGGCACTATCACAGACGGAGGTCTTATTGCGCTCTTCCTTGTTGAAGGGATAATAAGGAGGCCTATTAATGAGAAGCTGCGTGCTGTTACCCAATATATCGGGCTTGCACTGATAGCGCTCATAATGGGTTATGCCCTCTATAATGATTTTAGCCGCTATCTTGGCGACATAATAGACTTTTTCAGGCGAATGATAGGCGTCTGA
- a CDS encoding type I restriction-modification system subunit M gives MAKNNNGKAEGFEKTLFKAADKLRKNMDAAEYKHIVLGLIFLKYISDSFEELHTKLSEGKEEYAGADPEDPDEYRAENVFFVPQISRWSYLHSRAKLPSVGKDVDDAMEAIEKENQTLKGILPKVYARLNLDKAALGGLIDLIGNIALGDQAAKAKDLLGRVYEYFLGEFANAEGKKGGQFYTPKSIVRLMVEMIEPFKGRVFDPACGSGGMFIMSEKFVESHKGKIDDISIYGQESNQTTYRLCRMNLAIRGIDGSQVKWNTEGSFLNDQHKDLKADFIIANPPFNDSDWSGNLLQNDPRWKYGTPPANNANFAWLQQMIYHLSPKGLMACVLANGSLSSQTSNEGEIRKTLIENDLVDCIVALPKQLFYNTGIPACIWFISRKRSGNGDRKRAGEILFIDTSEIGYMEDRTHRAFSEDDIAKIAGTYHEWRTEGGKYENIKGFCKSANIEEVTKHNFVLTPGRYVGIKDEEDDGILFEDKIAKLMTELSAQIAEEQKMNEEIKKQLKNIGFNLEDL, from the coding sequence ATGGCAAAAAATAACAATGGCAAAGCAGAGGGCTTTGAGAAAACTCTCTTTAAGGCAGCGGATAAGCTGCGTAAAAATATGGATGCCGCTGAATATAAGCATATTGTTCTTGGTCTTATTTTCCTGAAATACATTTCTGATTCCTTTGAGGAACTGCACACAAAGCTTTCCGAAGGTAAAGAAGAATATGCCGGAGCTGACCCGGAAGATCCTGACGAATACAGGGCTGAGAATGTTTTCTTTGTGCCGCAGATTTCACGCTGGTCTTATCTTCATTCACGAGCAAAGCTCCCATCAGTCGGCAAAGATGTTGATGATGCTATGGAAGCGATTGAAAAAGAAAATCAGACACTCAAGGGTATTTTACCAAAGGTATATGCACGCCTTAATCTGGATAAAGCAGCACTTGGCGGATTGATTGACCTTATAGGCAATATTGCCCTCGGTGATCAGGCGGCAAAAGCTAAAGATCTGCTCGGCAGAGTGTATGAATATTTTCTTGGCGAATTCGCCAATGCAGAAGGAAAAAAGGGAGGGCAATTCTATACTCCAAAATCAATAGTCCGCCTCATGGTTGAAATGATTGAGCCATTCAAAGGAAGAGTCTTTGACCCTGCCTGCGGAAGCGGTGGAATGTTCATCATGAGTGAAAAATTTGTTGAAAGCCACAAGGGGAAGATTGACGACATCTCGATCTACGGACAGGAAAGCAATCAGACAACCTATCGCCTGTGCCGGATGAATCTTGCAATCCGCGGCATTGATGGCTCACAGGTAAAATGGAATACTGAAGGCTCTTTTCTTAACGACCAGCACAAAGATCTGAAAGCCGACTTTATCATCGCAAATCCGCCATTTAATGACAGTGACTGGTCAGGAAACTTATTGCAGAATGACCCCCGCTGGAAATATGGCACCCCTCCTGCAAACAATGCCAATTTTGCCTGGCTTCAGCAGATGATTTATCATCTTTCGCCAAAGGGTTTGATGGCTTGTGTTCTTGCCAATGGTTCACTTTCATCTCAAACCAGCAACGAAGGGGAAATCAGAAAAACTCTTATTGAAAATGATCTCGTTGATTGTATTGTCGCACTTCCAAAACAGCTTTTCTATAACACCGGGATTCCTGCCTGCATCTGGTTTATTTCAAGGAAAAGAAGCGGGAATGGGGACAGGAAACGTGCTGGTGAGATTCTATTTATTGATACAAGTGAGATAGGTTATATGGAAGACCGCACACATCGTGCTTTCAGCGAAGACGACATTGCCAAAATCGCAGGTACCTATCATGAATGGAGAACAGAAGGCGGAAAATATGAAAATATCAAAGGATTCTGCAAGTCTGCAAACATTGAAGAAGTAACCAAACATAATTTTGTCCTTACGCCCGGACGTTATGTTGGCATTAAAGATGAAGAAGATGACGGCATTCTGTTTGAAGATAAAATTGCAAAGTTAATGACTGAACTTTCAGCGCAAATAGCTGAAGAACAAAAGATGAATGAGGAAATAAAAAAACAACTGAAAAACATTGGTTTTAATTTGGAAGACTTATGA
- the gltX gene encoding glutamate--tRNA ligase, with amino-acid sequence MTEIRTRFAPSPTGYLHIGGARTALFNWLFSRHHKGKFILRIEDTDRERSTQEFTDAILNSMEWLNLDYDEGPFFQSERYDLYREAVKKLLDSGKAYRCRCTKDELDGMRAKALAEGKPPGYDRRCRDKEIKESDGPFSVRFAAPVDGETVIEDMVKGTVVIQNQQIDDLIIMRSDGTPTYNFVVVVDDATMGINHVIRGEDHLANTPKQIQICSALGYTPPKFAHVPLILGTDKARLSKRHGATSVEEYRNQGFVAEALMNYLVRLGWSSGDQEVFKIDEMIKLFDLTSVSKSAGIFNPEKLLWMNSIYIRDMNEEELLRRAIPFLEAEGYGKSVLADKAHMLKILTALKPRSRTLIELAKSASYFFTDEITCKEDDLKKWIQPGVKELLEKLLEYISQSPRLEQSGIEDFMKNLCAEQNIKLVKIAQPVRISLTGTTVSPGLFEIMEIIGKEAVEKRIKRFIEKI; translated from the coding sequence ATGACTGAAATCAGAACAAGATTTGCACCAAGCCCCACCGGGTATCTTCATATAGGGGGCGCGAGAACTGCTCTTTTCAACTGGCTTTTTTCAAGACACCATAAAGGCAAGTTTATCCTCCGCATAGAAGATACTGACAGGGAGAGGTCAACACAGGAATTCACTGACGCAATACTTAACTCCATGGAATGGCTAAACCTTGACTATGATGAAGGTCCGTTCTTTCAGAGTGAACGCTATGACTTATACCGTGAAGCTGTAAAAAAACTATTGGATAGCGGGAAAGCCTACAGATGCCGCTGTACTAAGGATGAGCTTGACGGGATGCGGGCAAAGGCCCTTGCAGAGGGAAAGCCTCCGGGATATGACAGGCGATGTAGGGACAAGGAGATCAAAGAAAGCGATGGGCCATTTTCAGTAAGGTTTGCGGCACCGGTGGACGGCGAGACAGTGATAGAAGATATGGTAAAGGGGACTGTCGTTATACAGAACCAGCAGATTGATGACCTTATAATCATGCGCTCTGACGGCACTCCGACATACAACTTCGTTGTCGTGGTTGATGATGCGACAATGGGTATAAACCATGTGATAAGAGGCGAAGACCATCTTGCCAATACGCCAAAGCAGATACAGATATGTTCTGCCTTGGGTTATACTCCTCCTAAATTCGCACATGTCCCGCTTATTCTTGGTACGGACAAGGCAAGACTCAGCAAAAGGCACGGCGCAACGTCGGTCGAAGAATACAGGAACCAGGGATTTGTTGCAGAAGCCCTGATGAATTATCTTGTAAGGTTAGGGTGGTCTTCCGGGGATCAGGAAGTATTCAAAATAGATGAGATGATAAAGCTATTTGATCTTACCAGTGTTTCAAAATCTGCCGGTATATTCAACCCCGAAAAGCTTCTCTGGATGAACAGTATATATATAAGGGATATGAATGAAGAGGAACTTTTACGAAGGGCAATACCTTTTCTTGAAGCGGAAGGATATGGGAAATCGGTGCTTGCTGATAAAGCCCATATGCTGAAAATCTTGACTGCTTTAAAGCCGCGGAGCCGGACACTGATAGAGCTTGCGAAAAGCGCCTCATATTTCTTCACGGACGAAATCACTTGCAAAGAAGATGACCTGAAAAAATGGATTCAGCCGGGCGTTAAAGAACTTCTCGAAAAACTTCTTGAATATATTTCACAGAGCCCTCGGCTTGAACAGAGCGGGATTGAAGACTTCATGAAAAATCTCTGCGCTGAACAGAATATTAAACTTGTAAAAATAGCACAGCCTGTTAGAATCTCTCTCACGGGAACAACAGTCAGCCCCGGCCTTTTTGAAATAATGGAAATTATTGGCAAGGAAGCTGTGGAAAAAAGAATAAAAAGATTTATTGAAAAGATCTAA
- a CDS encoding segregation/condensation protein A, with translation MATDDANNYKVQLPEFEGPMDLLLYLIKTNELNIYDIPIAFILDEYIKYVDMLKVLNLNTIGDFLVLAAQLIFIKSKMLLPRSSADDEAIEDPRTELVQKLLEYKQFKEASKQLGGREAYFSEMYSRKNPAGDTEKKEEIMLQVSVFDLIKAFERILSRTKEVHVREILVTRFSVNDKISWIMDLLEKNESLSIEQLFEPMEERMEMIITFLAMLELTKLHLIKVTQESILGRIMIYAN, from the coding sequence ATGGCAACAGATGATGCAAACAATTACAAGGTCCAGCTTCCGGAATTTGAAGGGCCGATGGACCTTCTGCTTTATCTCATCAAGACCAATGAGCTGAATATTTACGATATTCCTATTGCCTTTATACTCGATGAGTACATAAAGTACGTTGATATGTTGAAGGTGTTGAATTTAAACACCATCGGTGATTTCCTCGTTCTTGCAGCACAGCTCATCTTCATAAAATCAAAGATGTTGCTGCCACGGTCATCCGCTGATGATGAAGCAATTGAAGATCCAAGGACAGAGCTTGTTCAGAAGCTGCTTGAGTACAAGCAGTTTAAAGAAGCATCAAAACAGCTTGGCGGTCGTGAAGCATATTTCAGTGAAATGTACAGCAGGAAAAACCCTGCCGGTGATACTGAGAAAAAAGAGGAGATAATGCTTCAGGTCTCTGTATTTGACCTTATCAAGGCGTTTGAAAGGATTTTAAGCAGGACAAAAGAGGTTCATGTCAGGGAGATACTCGTAACAAGATTCAGCGTCAATGATAAGATATCATGGATAATGGATCTGCTCGAGAAGAATGAATCTCTATCCATCGAGCAGCTTTTTGAACCGATGGAAGAAAGGATGGAGATGATAATCACTTTCCTTGCAATGCTTGAGCTGACAAAACTGCATCTCATAAAGGTAACGCAGGAGTCCATTTTAGGAAGAATAATGATTTATGCGAACTGA
- a CDS encoding virulence protein RhuM/Fic/DOC family protein: protein MKKEVIIYQSKSGAIELKGDLRKETLWASQAQIVKLFGVDQSVVSRHINNIFKDNEIDEKSNMQKMHIANADKPVAFYSLDVVLSVGYRTNSKVAIEFRKWATKTLRSHILDGYTINRKRIAKNYDSFILAVENVRTLLPAGMKSDTDTILELIKAFAGTWFSLDAYDKNTFPHGKTTKKKVSFVAGDLMGGIAELKAELLKKGEASNLFAVEKNKDAIEGIVGNVMQSFAGEELYPGIEEKAAHLLYFMVKNHPFADGNKRSGAFAFVWYLKRACALNTSKLTPEALTALTLLIAESNPKDKDKMTGLVTMLLRK from the coding sequence ATGAAAAAAGAAGTTATTATTTACCAAAGCAAATCAGGTGCAATAGAGCTAAAAGGCGATTTGAGGAAAGAAACTCTATGGGCAAGTCAGGCGCAAATTGTAAAACTTTTTGGTGTTGATCAATCAGTGGTATCACGTCATATTAATAATATCTTTAAAGACAATGAAATTGATGAAAAAAGCAATATGCAAAAAATGCATATTGCAAATGCCGATAAACCAGTGGCTTTTTATTCTCTGGATGTTGTGTTGTCTGTAGGCTATCGAACAAATTCAAAAGTGGCAATTGAATTTCGTAAGTGGGCGACAAAAACCCTCAGGTCTCATATTTTAGACGGCTATACCATCAACAGAAAGCGGATAGCCAAAAACTACGACTCGTTTATACTGGCTGTCGAAAACGTCCGCACACTTTTGCCGGCAGGAATGAAATCCGACACCGACACTATTCTGGAACTCATCAAAGCATTTGCCGGCACATGGTTTTCCCTTGATGCTTATGACAAGAACACTTTCCCTCATGGGAAAACAACAAAGAAAAAGGTTTCCTTTGTTGCAGGCGACCTTATGGGAGGTATCGCGGAACTCAAAGCAGAGCTCCTGAAAAAAGGGGAAGCAAGCAATCTGTTTGCTGTTGAAAAAAACAAAGATGCAATTGAAGGAATTGTAGGGAATGTAATGCAGTCTTTCGCCGGAGAAGAGCTGTATCCGGGTATCGAAGAAAAGGCGGCTCATCTTCTCTATTTTATGGTAAAAAACCACCCCTTTGCTGACGGCAACAAGCGGAGCGGCGCATTTGCCTTTGTATGGTATTTGAAAAGAGCATGCGCACTCAACACCTCGAAACTTACGCCGGAAGCCCTTACAGCATTAACTCTTCTAATTGCTGAAAGTAATCC
- a CDS encoding tetratricopeptide repeat protein encodes MVKPIKKRKKKGDITDPYISLPEKFMHAVSTNGKAIAIWAAGIVAVIAISVGIYYYFEGKSKSASDAFFAALDTYRKDSDLSAASAVKSKQVSKTSYNSSIERFNGIISNYGGSVYGAWSKVYVGNCYRKIGEDEKAKGYYLDFIKDYSKTDLVMFEAYQNLTTILVDEKKFDDAIKYSNDYIGKEGSMVPEEFLNRIAFCYEQKKDLKNAEIAYRRIVEEYPESQLSGIAKEKADNIKTIVMQGL; translated from the coding sequence TTGGTTAAACCCATTAAGAAGAGAAAGAAGAAGGGGGATATAACAGACCCGTATATTTCCCTCCCTGAAAAATTCATGCACGCTGTAAGCACGAACGGCAAGGCTATCGCGATTTGGGCGGCAGGGATAGTTGCGGTTATAGCAATTTCAGTAGGCATCTATTATTATTTCGAAGGGAAATCAAAATCAGCATCAGACGCTTTTTTTGCAGCCCTTGACACATACAGAAAGGATTCTGACCTCTCAGCAGCTTCTGCTGTAAAGAGCAAACAGGTCTCGAAGACTTCCTATAACAGCTCTATAGAAAGATTCAACGGCATTATCTCAAACTATGGAGGAAGCGTTTACGGAGCATGGTCTAAAGTCTATGTCGGGAACTGCTACAGGAAAATCGGTGAAGATGAGAAAGCAAAGGGTTACTACCTTGATTTCATAAAAGATTACAGCAAGACTGATCTCGTAATGTTCGAGGCATACCAGAATCTGACTACCATACTTGTCGACGAGAAGAAATTTGATGATGCCATAAAATATAGTAACGACTATATCGGCAAGGAAGGCTCAATGGTGCCGGAGGAATTTTTAAACAGGATAGCTTTTTGCTATGAGCAGAAGAAAGACCTGAAGAACGCCGAGATAGCTTACCGGAGGATTGTTGAAGAGTACCCTGAGTCTCAGCTTAGCGGGATAGCTAAAGAAAAGGCTGATAACATCAAGACAATCGTGATGCAGGGACTTTAA